The Pontibacter sp. SGAir0037 DNA segment TGCCAGATGTAATCTTTATCTGGTGCTTCATTGTTTTCTGCTCGTCTTTTGGCACAGAAACTACCAAAACACCATCAGTTAACTGCGCCTTAATCTGATCAGCCTTCACATTATCTGGCAAGTAGAAAGTTCTGGTGAAAGAGCCGTACTGCGTTTCTACCATATGATAGCGTTTGCTGTCTTCTCTCCTTTCGAACTTACGCTCACCAGATATAGTTAATTTGCCTTCCTGAAAATCGATGTTGATGTCTTCTTTCTTCACTCCCGGAAGAGCTACTTCAATTTCAAAGCCATTATCAGTTTCATACGCATCAACATGAGGCGTGAAACCAGTTACGCTGCGTGTATTAAGAGACTCATTAAAGAATCTGTCTAACATTGTGCTGAATGATTGCGGTACGTTTTCTTGCATACCATTATATCTGCTCAGTGCCATTTTAAACCTCCTGTTTTTATTGTTATACATTTTAAATGTTACTAACACTTTGTACTATAATAAAAACTATACCAACAGAATATTTTAGTTAAATCATGAAATAATGTCATTTTAAAATTTCACTTGATTTAACTTTTCTGCCTAAATTTCAGGAGGAGTAATTCTTAATATGTAATACTGGCAGTTGAAGGGGTAGTATGGATGCTATACTTTATTTCTAATGCAACCACCGGGCTGATGCGGTTTCTTTTAGTAGTATAGCCTAGCTCTACAACCTGACTGTTTTCATCATACCTGGGCGGAATCAGCACATAGTAATAATCGGTCTGGCGCATGAAATACGGCATTATACGCCACTTATCATTCACTTCATAGGTCAGGTTCAGGCGCAGCCGTGTTCTGTCTATTTTTCGTTCCGCCGCATTGCTCTCTGCCTTCTGGAACTCTGTGCGAATAAAAGCTTCGTAATTGATGGCAGGTGTAATGTAGCGTTGCTTTACAGCTATGCGTTTACCTAATTCAGCAGAAAAACGCACCCTCCCAAAAGCATCCTGCTGTTCCTGTGTTACATACTCAAACATCCCTTGCTTGTTAAAGTACAAGTTCCCGATGCTCCCGTTATGCCGCAGAAACAAAGCTGCAAAGCCTGTTTTCGGATAATCTTCTATCGCATAGCGGAAAGATAAGCCACCCCGCCAATGGTTGGTTAGGGCATGCTCGTACCCCAGCTCCAGCTCCACACGCTCAAAGCTGCTAAACAGGCCGGTTTCCTTTAAATCGTTAAAGCGGGAGTCTGAGTTGATGCGGTATTGGTTACGGAAAAACAGAATTCCATCTTCGCCAGCTCCATAATTTACCTGCAGCTCAGGCCAGATAGCAGAAGCAGCTGTTACCTTACGTTGCGCCTCTGTGAAAAACGGCAGTAGTGTTAGTAATAAGATCAGGTATGGCTTTGTCATGGTTATTCTTTTTCTTCTCTTCCCTTCGTTAAGCTGGTTGCTAAACTATACAGCACCTCGCTCCCCCACTCATTGTAACGCAGTATTTTATTGTAAACAGGCTGACTCTTACTGAAAACGGCATAGTAATCATTATACTCCTTCACTTCCACATCCTCCCAGTAAATCAAATATTGCTGATCGAGCAGGAATACGCCCTCCTCTGTTAGCAACACGTCTTTCAGTTCAACGCTTTTTTTGGCAAACAGCCGCTCTTTCCACTTTTCTACAAGTCCGCTCAGGTAATAGTCCCAAATGATATCTACTATTTTGGCATAGATCTCCCGATAAGAATCATTCTTAGAAAAATAGCTCTTAAACCTGACGGACAGAATATGACCGTCCTGTGATTTTACATCGAGTGTAAAATCGCAACCAACATAGAACCGGTACCAGAGAATGAACTCGAGGTCGTGCTTTATATCAACAATGTCTTCTTTATTGATTCGCGTAAACGGAGAAGACTGGAGAGGACTGTTCTCGTACTCCAGGTAATCGGGGGCAAGTATCAGGCGCCTTTTGTTACCAAGAAGCCCTGTAGACAAGTTGTATGTGTATACCCCGTTTTTTTCCAATGTACTTGCTGTTTTAGAATTAACTTCCCAACTCCTGTATGGCCAGCCAGGCCATCAGGCCTATACCTGTTTCTAGCGCATCTTCTTCTATATCGAAGGTAGGCGTGTGCACCGACGAGACTATGCCCCGTGCTTCGTTGCGGGTGCCCAAGCGGTAGAAGCAGGCATTCACTTCCTGAGAGTAATACGCAAAGTCTTCGGCCCCCATCCATAAATCCAGCTCTACGACATTCTCTGTACCTAAATACGCCTCAGCTGCAGCCCGGGCTCTGTCTGTCAGGGCCGGTTCGTTTTTAAGATACGGATAGCCGTTCTTGATGTCGATGTCACAGCTGCCACCCATGCTTTCGCATAGGCTTTCAGCAAGCTTCTTGATACGCTGGTGCGCCTCCTTCCGCCACTTTTCATCCATTGTACGGAAAGTGCCTTCTATCTTTACCTCGTTTGGTATTACGTTGGTAGCACCCATCGCTTCTACTTTTCCAAATGAAAGAACAGTAGGCACTTTGGGGCTGGCATGGCGACTGACAATTTGCTGCAGGGCTACGATCAAGTGTGCCGAAATCAGCACCGGATCTACGTTAAGTTCAGGCATGGCGGCATGGCCTCCTTTTCCCTTAACAGTAATATAAATCTCGTCGGCACTTGCCATATACATTCCTGCCCGGAAGCCTACTTTGCCAGCTGGCAGAAACGGAAATACATGCTGCCCTATTATGCCTTCAGGTGCCGGCTGCTGCAGCACACCTTCTTTTATCATGATAGAGGCGCCGCCTGGAAATTTCTCTTCCCCAGGCTGAAACACCAGTTTTACTGTTCCCTCAAACTCTTCGCGCAACTCCTGCAGAATACGGGCAGCACCTAACAGAGAAGCCGTATGCACATCGTGCCCGCAGGCGTGCATCACGCCTGCGTTTCTCGATTTATACGCTACCTGGTTCTGCTCCAGAATGGGCAAAGCATCCAGATCGGCACGCAGGGCTATTGTTTTACCGGCAGCACTCTTCCCCTCAATCAAAGCCACTACCCCTGTATCAGCCATACGTTTTGTCTCTAATCCGTAGCTTTGCAATAACTGCTCTACATAAGCAGCGGTCTGATGTTCTTCGAAAGACAGCTCCGGGTTTGCGTGCAAATGGCGCCTTATGCCTATGGTATCATTGGCATAAGCTTTGGCGAGTGATTTTATTTTTTGAGATAAATTAGTCAAGGTGCTGAAATTTAATGTACTGATAAGTTAACTGCTGAAGGTACGCAGACTGTCCTAAATTAAAAAGCGCTGCAGCTCAGGTATGGCTACAACGCTAGTTGTTAAGAACCTGTTGGTTCTATTTCTTGGGTATATTGATCTGCTCCTGCACAATCTGTGCATTCGGAATAAGATCGCTTAGCTGGTTTAGCACCTGCTGTGCTTCCATCCGGCTAAAGTAATCTCCTATTTTCAGCCGGAAGTTTGGTTGCTGATACGTAAGGTAATCCTGCTCCTCCGGCACACGACCTATAATAGTTTTACGCAGGTTCATCACAGTTTCACGCTCTGATCCGTTATACGCCAGTATCCGATACCCCTGGGCATACTTAATGCCTTTATTCACACTGGCTACAGTATCCATCAGAACCGCCACACGATTGTTTACATGATTGGCGGGTTCTGTGCGTGGCGCAGAGGCTGCTTCATCTGTAGCAGCAGGATATTTAGGCCTGTATACACTCAAGTCCTCGTTTACACGTACTTTGCCACCAGCTCTGACACCTTCTGAGGTGCTGGTGCCGGAAGAGGGAGCACAGGCTGTACTGAAGCATACAAGAAGTATAAAAAGAAAGCTAAAGATTCTATTCATGACTAATAATTTGGATA contains these protein-coding regions:
- a CDS encoding Hsp20/alpha crystallin family protein — its product is MLDRFFNESLNTRSVTGFTPHVDAYETDNGFEIEVALPGVKKEDINIDFQEGKLTISGERKFERREDSKRYHMVETQYGSFTRTFYLPDNVKADQIKAQLTDGVLVVSVPKDEQKTMKHQIKITSGSDKAKASAKPKAVEVAASENGQA
- a CDS encoding DUF2490 domain-containing protein; translated protein: MTKPYLILLLTLLPFFTEAQRKVTAASAIWPELQVNYGAGEDGILFFRNQYRINSDSRFNDLKETGLFSSFERVELELGYEHALTNHWRGGLSFRYAIEDYPKTGFAALFLRHNGSIGNLYFNKQGMFEYVTQEQQDAFGRVRFSAELGKRIAVKQRYITPAINYEAFIRTEFQKAESNAAERKIDRTRLRLNLTYEVNDKWRIMPYFMRQTDYYYVLIPPRYDENSQVVELGYTTKRNRISPVVALEIKYSIHTTPSTASITY
- a CDS encoding M20 family metallopeptidase, which gives rise to MTNLSQKIKSLAKAYANDTIGIRRHLHANPELSFEEHQTAAYVEQLLQSYGLETKRMADTGVVALIEGKSAAGKTIALRADLDALPILEQNQVAYKSRNAGVMHACGHDVHTASLLGAARILQELREEFEGTVKLVFQPGEEKFPGGASIMIKEGVLQQPAPEGIIGQHVFPFLPAGKVGFRAGMYMASADEIYITVKGKGGHAAMPELNVDPVLISAHLIVALQQIVSRHASPKVPTVLSFGKVEAMGATNVIPNEVKIEGTFRTMDEKWRKEAHQRIKKLAESLCESMGGSCDIDIKNGYPYLKNEPALTDRARAAAEAYLGTENVVELDLWMGAEDFAYYSQEVNACFYRLGTRNEARGIVSSVHTPTFDIEEDALETGIGLMAWLAIQELGS
- a CDS encoding sporulation protein translates to MNRIFSFLFILLVCFSTACAPSSGTSTSEGVRAGGKVRVNEDLSVYRPKYPAATDEAASAPRTEPANHVNNRVAVLMDTVASVNKGIKYAQGYRILAYNGSERETVMNLRKTIIGRVPEEQDYLTYQQPNFRLKIGDYFSRMEAQQVLNQLSDLIPNAQIVQEQINIPKK